One segment of Babesia bigemina genome assembly Bbig001, chromosome : II DNA contains the following:
- a CDS encoding BRCT domain containg protein,putative, whose amino-acid sequence MANDVESVFRLVYEDLGIYRNEGNGLWQNRTFCIVGFEHEIPSGAELIKYLLEALIKRGASVVKLPNDKLENKTLSIVDHYLCNYSLGYNALAHDILETKLVTPIWLYTCHRDARIHDTKMLPIFTPVGVFCPLMFAKDDVTIWIVSEMPSKELRHSSDVLSRFARHCGFKIMGFGDTRSVMGQTLDTAADSHIIAYANKHKLPCVAIQWLIDCYVAGEIEDIKKYSVDIQFEATMKANSKKRRISAIDATIAACIQEGRVMCLSYSAAVEATEEVREMIRSKEIKVHVINPLYLLAPWSMEQISGRERTLYNNLSLVDEDRIILYISRQEARNGAFGIFAQISMFMDYCKFRRKKRNKAVRNIEIHPLQDMYLPAYPGVESAISIPEEMLAGDSLVSRGRTRSFNLYDLADSVAFMGDDNALLEEEEMCGPDIHVRQR is encoded by the exons ATGGCAAATGATGTAGAAAGTGTATTTCGCCTTGTCTACGAAGATTTGGGTATATACCGCAACGAAGGCAATGGGCTCTGGCAGAACCGAACGTTCTGTATCGTCGGCTTCGAACACGAAATACCAAGCGGTGCGGAGCTCATCAAGTACCTACTAGAGGCGCTAATCAAACGTGGAGCTAGCGTCGTAAAGCTGCCCAATGACAAGCTCGAAAACAAGACGCTTTCCATTGTAGACCACTACCTATGCAACTACTCGCTGGGATACAACGCCCTCGCCCACGACATTCTTGAAACCAAACTGGTCACTCCAATATGGCTCTACACGTGCCACCGAGACGCACGCATACACGACACAAAAATGCTGCCTATATTCACGCCGGTGGGAGTGTTCTGCCCGCTTATGTTCGCCAAAGACGATGTGACCATTTGGATCGTTAGCGAAATGCCTTCCAAGGAACTCAGACACAGCTCCGATGTCCTGTCGAGGTTTGCCAGGCACTGCGGATTCAAAATCATGGGATTTGGCGATACTAGATCAG TCATGGGACAGACTCTGGACACAGCGGCAGACTCGCACATTATCGCATACGCTAACAAGCATAAGCTGCCCTGCGTAGCAATTCAGTGGCTTATCGACTGCTACGTGGCCGGCGAAATTGAGGACATCAAGAAGTACTCCGTTGACATACAGTTCGAGGCTACCATGAAGGCCAACTCGAAGAAGCGCCGTATAAGTGCAATAGATGCGACAATTGCAGCGTGCATTCAGGAGGGCCGCGTTATGTGTCTATCCTATTCGGCTGCCGTAGAGGCCACTGAGGAGGTGCGGGAAATGATTAGAAGCAAAGAAATAAAAGTGCACGTCATCAACCCTCTATACCTACTCGCGCCGTGGTCGATGGAGCAGATTTCAGGGCGCGAGAGAACCCTCTACAATAATCTCTCTCTGGTTGACGAAGATCGGATCATTCTATACATTTCAAGGCAGGAGGCGCGCAATGGAGCATTCGGGATATTCGCGCAAATATCCATGTTCATGGATTATTGCAAATTCAGACGCAAGAAAAGGAACAAGGCCGTGCGCAACATCGAAATCCACCCACTGCAGGACATGTACCTCCCGGCGTACCCGGGCGTGGAATCAGCCATCTCCATACCCGAAGAGATGTTGGCCGGGGATTCTTTAGTGTCCAGGGGTCGCACTAGATCGTTCAACTTGTACGACCTAGCTGACAGCGTCGCGTTCATGGGCGACGACAATGCACTGCTTGAGGAGGAAGAAATGTGCGGACCAGACATCCATGTCCGACAGAGGTGA
- a CDS encoding mov34/MPN/PAD-1 family protein, putative gives MADGKIPQSLLGDISDKLGSKCFQLSSLPPVKWKLHPVVIFTILDSYMRREEGQHNIIGTLMGIVTEGNVVEITDCFVDRHSLTDEGLLQIIKDHHESMYELKQKVNPKEQVVGWFSTGGEMTELTCAVHGWFKQFNSVSKFYPQTNLYEPVHLLVDATCDSGSMVIKAFVQLPLNLTKEACFQFHEVELELVTSPNDSIGISTLLRSMESAKSRKADRPREASTFDIALSKLSDLLDACIKRVEAALSGQKGAELDPEVGRFLLRATTTESIISQAKLEKLSELALQDNLMIAYLSNLANLQFALAEHLNASF, from the exons ATGGCGGACGGCAAGATTCCCCAATCGCTGCTGGGCGATATATCGGACAAGCTCGGTTCCAAGTGCTTCCAATTATCGTCGCTGCCTCCGGTTAAGTGGAAGCTCCACCCCGTTGTTATCTTCACCATATTGGACTCGTATATGCGCCGTGAAGAGGGACAGCACAACATCATCGGTACTTTGATGGGCATCGTCACCGAGGGCAATGTGGTCGAGATCACCGATTGCTTCGTAGACAGGCATTCCCTTACTGACGAG GGGTTGCTACAAATCATCAAAGACCACCACGAAAGCATGTACGAGTTGAAGCAGAAGGTGAACCCCAAGGAACAAGTGGTCGGCTGGTTCAGCACCGGCGGTGAAATGACGGAGCTGACTTGCGCGGTCCATGGATGGTTCAAGCAGTTCAACTCCGTTTCGAAGTTCTACCCCCAAACCAATCTCTACGAACCCGTGCACTTGTTGGTCGATGCGACCTGCGACTCGGGTTCCATGGTCATCAAG GCGTTCGTCCAACTGCCACTCAACTTGACCAAGGAGGCCTGCTTCCAGTTCCACGAGGTTGAGCTGGAACTTGTGACATCGCCCAATGATTCCATCGGTATTTCCACTCTGTTGCGGTCCATGGAAAGCGCAAAATCGCGCAAGGCAGACAGGCCTCGGGAGGCGTCTACGTTTGACATTGCACTGTCGAAATTGTCCGACCTGCTGGATGCTTGCATCAAACGTGTGGAAGCAGCCCTTTCCGGCCAGAAGGGGGCTGAACTTGACCCGGAGGTGGGCCGCTTCCTCTTGAGGGCTACTACGACCGAGAGCATTATAAGTCAGGCGAAGTTGGAGAAGTTGTCTGAGCTCGCGCTGCAAGACAACCTCATG ATTGCGTATCTCTCCAATTTGGCCAACTTGCAATTTGCGCTTGCGGAACACTTGAACGCCTCATTTTGA